In Motilibacter aurantiacus, a genomic segment contains:
- a CDS encoding ABC transporter ATP-binding protein — protein MAESGHAGRTAEPVIEVRGLTQRFTTKRSVTVALDDVEMVVAPGEFVTIAGPSGCGKSTLLKLIAGLTPVTEGKVALYGKPVTGPQRDIGFAFQRSALLQWRGVRKNILLQAEMRGMDKRKAEARADELIALTGLTGFEQALPHELSGGMQQRVALCRALLHEPRVLLMDEPFGALDALTREQMNLEMNRVWRETGTTIVLVTHSVAEAVYLGNRIVIMSARPGRVVETLTPGLPDVRDYAATMVDPRFARATERIRVLLGAASAHD, from the coding sequence ATGGCGGAGTCGGGGCACGCCGGCCGCACGGCCGAGCCGGTCATCGAGGTCCGTGGCCTGACCCAGCGGTTCACGACGAAGCGGTCGGTGACCGTCGCCCTCGACGACGTGGAGATGGTGGTCGCTCCCGGGGAGTTCGTGACGATCGCCGGGCCGTCCGGCTGCGGCAAGTCGACCCTCCTCAAGCTCATCGCCGGCCTCACGCCGGTGACGGAGGGGAAGGTGGCGCTGTACGGGAAGCCCGTGACGGGCCCGCAGCGTGACATCGGCTTCGCGTTCCAGCGATCCGCGCTGCTCCAATGGCGGGGCGTGCGCAAGAACATCCTGCTGCAGGCGGAGATGCGCGGCATGGACAAGCGGAAGGCAGAGGCGCGTGCCGACGAGCTCATCGCACTGACCGGGCTGACCGGCTTCGAGCAGGCGCTGCCGCACGAGCTCTCGGGCGGGATGCAGCAGCGCGTCGCCCTGTGCCGCGCTCTTCTCCACGAGCCCAGGGTCCTGCTCATGGACGAGCCGTTCGGCGCGCTGGACGCGCTGACCCGCGAGCAGATGAACCTCGAGATGAACCGGGTCTGGCGGGAGACGGGCACCACGATCGTCCTGGTCACCCACTCGGTCGCGGAGGCTGTCTACCTCGGGAACAGGATCGTCATCATGAGCGCGCGCCCCGGCCGCGTCGTGGAGACGCTCACACCCGGCCTGCCGGACGTGAGGGACTACGCCGCGACGATGGTCGACCCCCGCTTCGCCCGTGCCACCGAGCGCATCCGGGTCCTGCTCGGCGCGGCGTCCGCCCATGACTGA
- a CDS encoding ABC transporter substrate-binding protein: protein MRRFGSLTSILPLAAAAALVLSGCGGDSDEPDAQPAGSEGGLEEVTLTLNWVPYGEHAAFYYGVKEGLYEAEGIDLTIQPGNGSGNTVQQVAQRNTDFGWADTPPLLKGINSGMKVKSAGVFLQKGPSSVEFFADKGITKPADLVGKRVGGTPGDAMYGTFPAWLELNGVDPDDVQVVNMDASGKIAALIEGKVDAIQGFYHDQAPTIENQTGKEVEALPFADFGMNLLGTGLVASDSTIEDDPELVESMVRATSQAFKQAAANQDAAVAAMSEMAEQAPAPEVLKAQMDLTVGLLGLDAAPAPGANTEDQWARTISFLAQNTDFEGKDDPAAYWASQFGAEL, encoded by the coding sequence ATGCGACGCTTTGGCTCCCTGACATCGATCCTTCCGCTGGCGGCGGCCGCAGCACTGGTGCTCAGCGGGTGCGGGGGCGACTCCGACGAGCCCGACGCCCAGCCGGCGGGCAGCGAGGGCGGCCTCGAGGAGGTCACCCTGACGCTGAACTGGGTGCCCTACGGCGAGCACGCCGCCTTCTACTACGGGGTCAAGGAAGGCCTCTACGAGGCCGAGGGGATCGACCTCACGATCCAGCCGGGCAACGGCTCCGGGAACACCGTGCAGCAGGTCGCGCAGCGCAACACCGACTTCGGGTGGGCCGACACGCCGCCGCTGCTCAAGGGCATCAACTCGGGGATGAAGGTGAAGAGCGCCGGCGTCTTCCTGCAGAAGGGGCCGAGCTCGGTGGAGTTCTTCGCCGACAAGGGCATCACCAAGCCGGCCGACCTCGTCGGCAAGCGGGTCGGCGGCACGCCCGGGGACGCGATGTACGGCACGTTCCCCGCCTGGCTCGAGCTCAACGGCGTCGACCCGGACGACGTGCAGGTGGTCAACATGGACGCGTCCGGGAAGATCGCTGCCCTCATCGAGGGCAAGGTGGACGCGATCCAGGGGTTCTACCACGACCAGGCGCCGACCATCGAGAACCAGACCGGCAAGGAGGTCGAGGCCCTGCCGTTCGCGGACTTCGGCATGAACCTGCTGGGCACCGGCCTGGTCGCGAGCGACTCGACGATCGAGGACGACCCCGAGCTGGTCGAGTCGATGGTCCGGGCGACCTCGCAGGCGTTCAAGCAGGCTGCGGCGAACCAGGACGCCGCTGTCGCGGCCATGTCGGAGATGGCGGAGCAAGCCCCTGCCCCTGAGGTCCTCAAGGCCCAGATGGACCTGACCGTGGGCCTGTTGGGCCTCGACGCCGCTCCCGCCCCCGGAGCCAACACCGAGGACCAGTGGGCGCGCACGATCTCGTTCCTCGCGCAGAACACGGACTTCGAGGGCAAGGACGACCCGGCGGCGTACTGGGCCTCCCAGTTCGGGGCCGAGCTGTGA
- a CDS encoding ABC transporter permease, which produces MRTHGPHVLERKGTATSGGVPEAGGPRGGDRADAVSRPGVAGRVGRRALALLSVSWRPALVLAFLLLVWWFVAWREMVASYLVPPPGAVAETLVEEWRMLLEHTWVTTQETIIGFVLATVIGVATAVLLVYSKTAEKALYPLILFAQVIPKIAIAPILVVWFGFGLTPKIVLAVLIAFFPVVVSGVAGLRSVDPELLELSATMGASRWKTFTKIRFPTSLPQLMSGLKVAVTLAVVGAVVGEFVGADRGLGYVLLLASGNLDAPLLFADLILMSAIGILLFVAIEALEGLLIPWHSSRRENPLLSGS; this is translated from the coding sequence ATGAGGACGCACGGCCCGCACGTCCTGGAGCGGAAGGGAACGGCCACGTCGGGTGGTGTCCCGGAAGCCGGCGGCCCGAGGGGCGGTGACCGGGCGGACGCGGTCAGCAGGCCGGGTGTCGCCGGCCGCGTGGGGCGTCGAGCGCTCGCCCTGCTCTCCGTGTCCTGGAGGCCCGCCCTCGTGCTGGCCTTCCTCCTGCTCGTGTGGTGGTTCGTCGCCTGGCGCGAGATGGTCGCCTCATACCTCGTCCCGCCGCCCGGAGCCGTCGCCGAGACGCTCGTCGAGGAGTGGCGGATGCTGCTCGAGCACACGTGGGTCACCACGCAGGAGACCATCATCGGCTTCGTGCTCGCGACCGTGATCGGGGTCGCCACCGCCGTCCTGCTCGTCTACTCGAAGACGGCGGAGAAGGCCCTCTACCCGCTGATCCTCTTCGCCCAGGTGATCCCCAAGATCGCGATCGCGCCGATCCTGGTGGTGTGGTTCGGCTTCGGCCTCACGCCGAAGATCGTCCTCGCCGTGCTGATCGCGTTCTTCCCGGTGGTGGTCTCCGGCGTCGCGGGACTGCGGTCGGTCGACCCGGAGCTGCTCGAGCTCTCCGCCACGATGGGCGCCTCCCGGTGGAAGACGTTCACGAAGATCCGCTTCCCCACCAGCCTGCCCCAGCTCATGTCCGGGTTGAAGGTCGCGGTGACGCTCGCCGTCGTCGGGGCTGTGGTCGGTGAGTTCGTCGGCGCGGACCGCGGCCTCGGGTACGTGCTCCTGCTGGCGAGCGGCAACCTGGACGCGCCGCTGCTGTTCGCGGACCTGATCCTCATGTCCGCCATCGGCATCCTGCTCTTCGTCGCGATCGAGGCACTCGAGGGCCTCCTCATCCCCTGGCATTCGAGCCGGCGCGAGAACCCCCTGCTGTCGGGCTCGTAG
- a CDS encoding sugar phosphate isomerase/epimerase family protein, with product MWTLSGFSDEISADFDEQCKVAASLGLKYIEFRSAWNVNVLDLDDEQLATVSRVLADHGLGVSSIGSPIGKIRVDEDFDAHLRRMERAMEVAALLGSSYVRVFSFFIPEGDDPEMHRSEVLRRMARLARVAEEYDVVLLHENEKGIYGDIPRRCADIVESVSSLSLALAWDPANFVQVGVRPYVDGYELLRPHLEYVQIKDAVRASGEVVPAGRGDGEVVETIRALWADGFDGFFSLEPHLSEAHTMGGYSGPALFAEAWEAFAEILKAEKVPFK from the coding sequence ATGTGGACGCTCTCCGGGTTCTCGGACGAGATCTCCGCCGACTTCGACGAGCAGTGCAAGGTCGCAGCCTCGTTGGGGCTCAAGTACATCGAGTTCCGTAGCGCCTGGAACGTCAACGTCCTGGACCTGGACGACGAGCAGTTGGCCACGGTGAGCCGGGTGCTGGCCGACCACGGCCTCGGGGTCTCGAGCATCGGCTCGCCCATCGGCAAGATCCGGGTCGACGAGGACTTCGACGCGCACCTGCGCCGCATGGAGCGTGCCATGGAGGTCGCGGCGCTCCTCGGGTCGTCCTACGTGCGCGTCTTCTCGTTCTTCATCCCCGAGGGCGACGACCCCGAGATGCACCGGAGCGAGGTGCTCCGGCGGATGGCGCGCCTCGCCCGCGTCGCGGAGGAGTACGACGTCGTCCTCCTGCACGAGAACGAGAAGGGCATCTACGGGGACATCCCGCGCAGGTGCGCCGACATCGTCGAGTCGGTGAGCTCGCTCAGCCTCGCGCTGGCCTGGGACCCGGCCAACTTCGTGCAGGTCGGGGTCCGCCCGTACGTGGACGGCTACGAGCTGCTGCGCCCCCACCTGGAGTACGTGCAGATCAAGGACGCCGTCCGCGCCAGCGGCGAGGTCGTCCCTGCCGGACGCGGCGACGGCGAGGTCGTGGAGACGATCAGGGCCCTCTGGGCTGACGGGTTCGACGGCTTCTTCTCGTTGGAGCCCCACCTGAGCGAGGCCCACACGATGGGCGGCTACTCCGGGCCGGCGCTGTTCGCGGAGGCATGGGAGGCCTTCGCCGAGATCTTGAAGGCGGAGAAGGTGCCCTTCAAATGA
- a CDS encoding DUF4396 domain-containing protein: MPGQHAPARGGHRPAAGSPEQRQLGRLAVSATVHCLTGCAIGEVLGMVLATWWGWPDLPSIALAVTLAFLFGYALTIRPVLRAGLPLGQALRLALAADTVSLISMETIDNAVMLGWPGAMDAGLTDVLFWGAMAVALAVAFVVTVPVNYALVRRGKGHAVVAGLH; encoded by the coding sequence GTGCCCGGGCAGCATGCTCCCGCACGGGGCGGCCATCGCCCCGCGGCGGGCTCTCCCGAGCAGCGGCAGCTGGGCCGGCTGGCGGTCTCCGCAACCGTGCACTGCCTCACCGGCTGCGCGATCGGCGAGGTCCTCGGGATGGTGCTTGCGACCTGGTGGGGCTGGCCGGACCTGCCCAGCATCGCGCTGGCCGTCACCCTCGCCTTCCTGTTCGGGTACGCCCTGACCATCCGTCCCGTCCTGCGAGCAGGGCTTCCGCTCGGGCAGGCATTGCGCCTCGCGCTCGCGGCGGACACGGTGTCGCTGATCTCCATGGAGACGATCGACAACGCGGTGATGCTGGGGTGGCCGGGCGCCATGGACGCCGGCCTGACGGACGTCCTCTTCTGGGGCGCGATGGCCGTCGCACTGGCGGTGGCGTTCGTCGTCACGGTGCCGGTGAACTACGCCCTCGTCCGGCGTGGCAAGGGGCACGCGGTCGTCGCCGGGCTGCACTGA
- a CDS encoding alpha/beta hydrolase: MGELTQVEQGEIERANDSGRPVVVFVHGLWLLSSSWDRWRAAFEEAGYATIAPGWPDDPASVEDARAEPQAFAHKMVKQVSDHYASALGQLRAAPAVVGHSFGGLIAQRLAGEGLSAVTVAIDPAPFRGVLPLPVSSLRSAAPVLANPANIGRAVALTYEQFRYGWTNVVSEEESRALYDEFHVAASGVPLFQAAAANLNPFTEVRVDVHNPDRGPLLLISGEQDNTVPWALTNAAFKRQRHNPGTTKIVEILGRGHSLTIDSGWREVAETALGFVSRHLPVTPGAAEQPSPTVVAQRTAAAADEARA; this comes from the coding sequence ATGGGCGAGCTGACGCAGGTCGAGCAGGGGGAGATCGAGCGCGCCAACGACTCCGGGAGGCCGGTCGTCGTCTTCGTGCACGGGTTGTGGCTGCTGTCGAGCAGCTGGGACCGGTGGCGGGCAGCGTTCGAGGAGGCCGGGTACGCCACGATCGCGCCCGGGTGGCCGGACGACCCGGCGAGCGTGGAGGACGCACGGGCGGAGCCGCAGGCCTTCGCGCACAAGATGGTCAAGCAGGTCTCGGACCACTACGCGTCCGCCCTCGGGCAGTTGCGCGCTGCCCCGGCTGTGGTCGGGCACTCGTTCGGTGGGCTCATCGCGCAGCGCCTCGCAGGTGAGGGCCTGTCCGCGGTCACCGTCGCCATCGACCCGGCGCCCTTCCGGGGTGTGCTGCCGCTGCCGGTCTCTTCGTTGCGCTCCGCAGCCCCGGTGCTGGCGAACCCGGCGAACATCGGGCGGGCCGTGGCCCTCACGTACGAGCAGTTCCGCTACGGATGGACGAACGTCGTGTCGGAGGAGGAGTCGCGGGCGCTGTACGACGAGTTCCACGTCGCGGCCTCGGGTGTGCCGCTCTTCCAGGCCGCTGCGGCGAACCTCAACCCGTTCACCGAGGTGCGCGTCGACGTGCACAACCCGGACCGCGGCCCGCTGCTGCTCATCTCCGGTGAGCAGGACAACACCGTCCCATGGGCGCTGACGAACGCCGCGTTCAAGCGGCAGCGGCACAACCCGGGGACCACGAAGATCGTCGAGATCCTGGGCCGAGGGCATTCGTTGACGATCGACTCGGGGTGGCGCGAGGTCGCCGAGACCGCGCTCGGCTTCGTGTCCCGGCACCTGCCCGTGACGCCGGGCGCCGCGGAGCAGCCCTCCCCGACGGTGGTCGCCCAGCGCACCGCAGCGGCGGCCGACGAGGCGCGGGCGTGA
- a CDS encoding GlxA family transcriptional regulator has product MVNIPTDPASRAQGPHPHRVVVVVQSGMVALDLAIPLQVFGRWPAYLYEALGATDSPYALSIACADPAGLGEDLLVPRTTASLDAVAGADTVIVPGVHDPDASVDHDVADALRTAHANGARLLSICTGAFALAAAGVLDGRRATTHWYWARELQRRHPAVRVIESELYVEDTGVLTSAGVLAGADLCLHVLRSDLGQAAANRMARFLVSPPHRAGGQAQYIEAVPPPDRDDEVGGLMTWILDHLDEPLDLATISRQSHMSDRTLRRRFRATTGSSVTAWVTCQRVARARELLEGTQLSVEQIAHRCGFGSSEALRRNFVAATKVSPAQYRRTFAARGAG; this is encoded by the coding sequence ATGGTCAACATCCCCACGGATCCGGCCAGTCGCGCGCAGGGGCCGCACCCGCACCGGGTCGTCGTCGTGGTGCAGTCCGGCATGGTCGCCCTCGACCTGGCCATCCCGCTGCAGGTGTTCGGGCGGTGGCCCGCCTACCTCTACGAGGCCCTCGGGGCGACCGACAGCCCGTACGCGCTCTCCATCGCCTGCGCCGATCCTGCCGGTCTGGGCGAGGACCTGCTCGTCCCGCGCACGACCGCGTCCCTCGATGCCGTCGCGGGGGCCGACACCGTCATCGTTCCGGGCGTCCACGACCCGGACGCTTCGGTCGACCACGACGTGGCGGATGCGCTGCGCACCGCCCACGCGAACGGCGCACGCCTGCTCTCGATCTGCACCGGGGCCTTCGCGCTCGCGGCCGCCGGGGTCCTGGACGGGCGGCGCGCCACCACGCACTGGTACTGGGCACGCGAGCTCCAGCGACGCCACCCCGCCGTACGCGTGATCGAGTCAGAGCTCTACGTGGAGGACACCGGGGTGCTCACCTCGGCCGGCGTCCTCGCGGGCGCAGACCTCTGCCTCCATGTCCTGCGCTCGGACCTGGGACAGGCCGCCGCCAACCGCATGGCCCGCTTCCTCGTCAGCCCACCTCACCGGGCCGGCGGGCAGGCGCAGTACATCGAGGCCGTTCCGCCTCCGGACCGCGACGACGAGGTCGGCGGCCTCATGACGTGGATCCTCGACCACCTCGACGAGCCGCTCGACCTGGCCACCATCAGCCGACAGAGCCACATGAGCGACCGCACGCTCCGCCGGCGCTTCCGTGCCACGACGGGTAGCAGCGTGACGGCCTGGGTCACGTGCCAGCGGGTCGCGCGGGCGCGCGAGCTGCTCGAGGGCACCCAGCTCTCCGTCGAGCAGATCGCGCACCGCTGCGGGTTCGGGTCGAGCGAGGCGCTGCGGCGCAACTTCGTCGCGGCCACCAAGGTCAGCCCGGCGCAGTACCGCCGGACCTTCGCGGCGCGCGGGGCTGGGTGA
- a CDS encoding putative bifunctional diguanylate cyclase/phosphodiesterase: MSYRDEAVEALAQAVALHPTDGVVVMRAVRDADGRVYDLRHELVNARAEQNAGRELLGRTLLEVFAPEDATLIDAFAELLTTGGSLDGEYARDESNDPQLAGRVFAMNARAVGGEWIVAQYRDITELRELQRGLEHAALHDALTGLPNRRLFMHDLEQALARLPRTERAIGVVFCDVDGLKLVNDTFGHAVGDQALLHVADSLHTALRPSDSLARLSGDEFVVLAQDLDGAQDALSLATRLHQAIKPLPASSSAAVRVGLSMGVTVAHDAVPVDQVLSEADAALYEAKRRGRGRVVLFDAGMGERSRHRYHLENDLRAAVQRGEFALHYQPKYDLATGRPVGVEALLRWQHPTRGLLHPGVFLEALEETGLIVEVGAWVLRTACAEACGWAAVTPQPPVVEVNLAAAQLATTDIVDQVHQVLTGTGLAPERLELEVTEHQALTDLPHVIASLGRLRRLGVGVALDDFGAGYSSLSWLQRLPACTLKLDRSLLAAASDTSTGTPVARAVIDLGHALGLQVVAEGVETAQQLDLVRKLGADQAQGFYLSRPLPQEQVRGLLARSEADGYLGRPGVARAPEA; encoded by the coding sequence GTGTCGTACCGGGACGAGGCGGTGGAAGCGCTCGCTCAGGCTGTCGCGCTCCACCCCACCGACGGCGTCGTCGTCATGCGCGCCGTCCGAGACGCCGACGGTCGCGTCTACGACCTCCGCCACGAGCTCGTCAACGCGCGGGCCGAGCAGAACGCCGGCCGCGAGCTGCTCGGCCGCACGCTGCTGGAGGTGTTCGCTCCTGAGGACGCCACGCTGATCGATGCCTTCGCGGAGCTCTTGACGACCGGCGGCTCCCTGGACGGGGAGTACGCCAGGGACGAGAGCAACGACCCGCAGCTGGCCGGCCGGGTCTTCGCGATGAACGCGCGCGCGGTGGGCGGGGAGTGGATCGTCGCGCAGTACCGCGACATCACCGAGCTGCGCGAGCTGCAGCGTGGGCTGGAGCACGCCGCGCTGCACGACGCGCTCACCGGGCTGCCGAACCGCCGGCTGTTCATGCACGACCTCGAGCAGGCCCTTGCCCGGCTCCCGCGCACGGAGCGGGCCATCGGGGTGGTCTTCTGCGACGTCGACGGGCTGAAGCTGGTCAACGACACCTTCGGTCACGCCGTGGGTGACCAGGCCCTGCTCCACGTCGCCGACAGCCTGCACACGGCGCTGCGTCCCAGCGACTCGCTGGCCCGGCTGTCCGGGGACGAGTTCGTGGTCCTGGCCCAGGACCTCGACGGGGCTCAGGACGCGCTGTCGCTGGCCACCAGGCTGCACCAGGCGATCAAGCCGCTACCGGCGAGCTCGAGCGCCGCCGTGCGCGTCGGCCTGTCCATGGGGGTCACCGTCGCCCATGACGCGGTGCCCGTGGACCAGGTGCTCTCGGAGGCCGACGCCGCCCTCTACGAGGCCAAGCGACGCGGGCGCGGCCGCGTGGTGCTGTTCGACGCGGGAATGGGGGAGCGGTCCCGGCACCGCTACCACCTCGAGAACGACCTGCGGGCTGCCGTCCAGCGCGGCGAGTTCGCGCTGCACTACCAGCCCAAGTACGACCTGGCCACCGGCCGCCCGGTCGGGGTCGAGGCGCTGCTGCGCTGGCAGCACCCGACCCGCGGCCTGCTTCACCCCGGCGTCTTCCTCGAGGCGCTGGAGGAGACCGGGCTCATCGTCGAGGTCGGCGCCTGGGTTCTGCGCACGGCCTGTGCCGAAGCATGTGGCTGGGCAGCGGTCACGCCGCAGCCACCGGTCGTGGAGGTCAACCTCGCAGCCGCTCAGCTGGCGACGACCGACATCGTCGACCAGGTGCACCAGGTCCTCACGGGTACCGGTCTCGCGCCCGAGCGCCTCGAGCTCGAGGTGACCGAGCACCAGGCACTCACCGACCTCCCCCACGTCATCGCGTCCCTCGGGCGCTTGCGGCGTCTGGGCGTCGGCGTAGCGCTCGACGACTTCGGCGCCGGGTACTCCTCGCTGTCCTGGCTGCAGCGTCTGCCGGCTTGCACGCTCAAGCTCGACCGCAGCCTGCTCGCAGCCGCCTCGGACACCTCCACCGGCACTCCCGTCGCCCGCGCCGTCATCGATCTCGGTCACGCCCTCGGGCTCCAGGTGGTGGCCGAGGGCGTCGAGACCGCGCAGCAGCTCGACCTGGTCCGGAAGCTCGGCGCGGACCAGGCGCAGGGGTTCTACCTGTCACGCCCACTGCCGCAGGAGCAGGTGCGCGGGCTGCTGGCCCGATCAGAGGCCGACGGCTACCTGGGCCGCCCCGGCGTCGCCCGAGCCCCAGAGGCTTGA
- a CDS encoding SDR family oxidoreductase: MTNIAVTSAASSQMTPVVRALRATGHRVRALHRPQGRVLAAWDEAAPADLLEPDSLVRALDGVQAAVVGLPLEFEAGAARRQAENLLLAVQKTGVGRVVLNTGTPLPPTAVGVPFLDTRRWLADELAASGAVTAVVHPAATYLENLVAPWSLPLLREGVLEYPLPAEAPIPWVAGSDLADVVVELVDAERPARLTVVAGPEDLQGLQLARALSAGMGREVEWQTISPARYEQLLRPHLGERAAAGVAGAYAETGPPPALPEDAALVRGRTSATGWVRQALAGSDG; the protein is encoded by the coding sequence ATGACGAACATCGCAGTCACCTCAGCGGCCAGCAGCCAGATGACCCCCGTGGTCCGCGCCCTGCGCGCGACCGGCCACCGCGTACGGGCCCTGCACCGCCCGCAGGGCCGCGTCCTCGCCGCGTGGGACGAGGCGGCACCAGCCGATCTGCTCGAGCCGGACTCGCTCGTCCGTGCCCTGGACGGAGTGCAGGCCGCTGTCGTCGGCCTTCCGCTCGAGTTCGAGGCCGGCGCGGCCCGGCGCCAGGCCGAGAACCTGTTGCTCGCGGTGCAGAAGACCGGCGTCGGCAGGGTCGTCCTCAACACGGGGACGCCGCTGCCACCGACCGCTGTCGGGGTGCCCTTCCTCGACACCCGCCGATGGCTGGCGGACGAGCTGGCTGCCAGTGGCGCCGTCACCGCCGTGGTCCATCCCGCCGCGACCTACCTGGAGAACCTGGTGGCCCCGTGGTCCCTGCCCCTCCTGCGCGAGGGGGTGCTCGAGTACCCGCTGCCGGCGGAGGCGCCGATCCCGTGGGTCGCAGGGTCCGATCTCGCTGACGTGGTCGTCGAGCTCGTCGACGCGGAGCGGCCCGCTCGGCTGACGGTCGTGGCGGGCCCGGAGGACCTGCAGGGCCTACAGCTGGCACGAGCCCTGTCCGCGGGGATGGGCCGTGAGGTCGAGTGGCAGACCATCAGCCCCGCGCGGTACGAGCAGCTGCTGCGCCCGCACCTCGGCGAGCGCGCTGCGGCGGGAGTCGCCGGGGCGTACGCCGAGACGGGACCGCCGCCCGCCCTGCCGGAGGACGCCGCCCTCGTCCGGGGCCGGACCAGCGCGACCGGCTGGGTGCGCCAGGCCCTCGCGGGCAGCGACGGCTGA
- a CDS encoding winged helix-turn-helix transcriptional regulator, producing the protein MEEPLADELLRAPAAGCGVERALEILEGKWSTLVLRELLSGPLRFTELRARLGGPSPKTLTDRLRMLEHQGVLTRTVHAEVPPRVVYELTARGHSIRPVLMAMLQWGEQDAAADVGGRQAGVAVRR; encoded by the coding sequence GTGGAGGAACCATTGGCGGACGAGCTGCTGCGCGCGCCCGCGGCCGGGTGCGGGGTCGAGCGCGCCCTGGAGATCCTCGAGGGCAAGTGGTCGACCCTGGTGCTGCGCGAGCTGCTCTCCGGCCCGCTGCGCTTCACCGAGCTGCGCGCACGGCTCGGCGGCCCCAGCCCGAAGACGCTCACCGACAGGCTGCGGATGCTCGAGCACCAGGGCGTGCTCACCCGCACGGTCCACGCGGAGGTGCCGCCGCGGGTGGTCTACGAGCTGACGGCGCGCGGGCACAGCATCCGCCCGGTGCTCATGGCCATGCTCCAGTGGGGCGAGCAGGACGCTGCGGCAGACGTCGGCGGCAGGCAGGCGGGCGTCGCCGTGAGGCGCTGA
- a CDS encoding methyl-accepting chemotaxis protein — protein sequence MLLLVVIGGTSLRNVGLMERDAAAVEHTHEVLDGIDAVLGDLQNAETGQRGFLITGVDAYLEPYEAATTASEEHLDEIARLTSDNAEQQQRIEALRPLVTAKFAEMEQTISLRRSEGFEAAQAVVLTDTGKAVMDDIRELTDAMTTEESSLLTERADASAAAASAVRAVVIGGTLLGTVAFIVIGLLIARAIGRPLNRLTERLEQIADGDGDLTSRVDADRNDEFGALGRSFNGFVAKIQETVAAASRSAQAVASASEELTASSASIATSAELASAEAGGVAAAAEQVSASVQTVSAGAEEMGASIQEIAHSTSQAAEVAGQAVLVAEQTNATMAELGESSREISDVVKVITSIAEQTNLLALNATIEAARAGEAGKGFAVVAGEVKDLAQETARATGDIVSRVEKIQSVTATAVSAIGEIAAIISRINDYQTTIASAVEEQSATTAEMGRSVSEAAASATEIASNIASVASATSSTSDGVGETQRAATGLASLSGELQALVARFKY from the coding sequence GTGCTGCTGCTGGTGGTCATCGGCGGCACCTCCTTGCGCAACGTCGGCCTGATGGAGCGAGACGCCGCCGCGGTCGAACATACGCACGAGGTACTCGACGGCATCGATGCCGTCCTTGGCGACCTCCAGAACGCCGAGACGGGCCAGCGAGGCTTCCTCATCACTGGTGTCGACGCCTACCTCGAGCCGTACGAGGCCGCCACGACGGCCTCCGAGGAGCACCTCGACGAGATCGCCCGCCTCACGTCGGACAACGCCGAGCAGCAGCAGCGCATCGAGGCACTTCGACCGCTGGTGACGGCCAAGTTCGCCGAGATGGAGCAGACGATCTCGCTGCGGCGAAGCGAAGGGTTCGAGGCTGCTCAGGCCGTCGTCCTGACGGACACGGGGAAGGCGGTGATGGACGACATCCGTGAGCTGACCGATGCGATGACGACCGAGGAGAGCTCTCTGCTCACCGAGCGCGCGGACGCTTCCGCGGCTGCTGCGAGCGCGGTCCGCGCCGTCGTCATCGGGGGCACCCTGCTGGGCACCGTCGCCTTCATCGTGATCGGGCTGCTGATCGCCCGTGCGATCGGCCGACCCCTGAACCGCCTCACCGAGCGCCTCGAGCAGATCGCCGACGGCGACGGTGACCTGACCTCACGGGTGGACGCGGACCGCAACGACGAGTTCGGCGCCCTCGGACGCTCCTTCAACGGGTTCGTCGCGAAGATCCAGGAGACCGTGGCTGCAGCCAGCCGATCCGCCCAGGCGGTCGCCTCCGCGAGCGAGGAACTGACCGCATCGTCCGCCTCGATCGCTACCTCGGCCGAGCTCGCTTCGGCAGAGGCCGGGGGCGTGGCTGCCGCAGCCGAGCAGGTCTCGGCCAGCGTGCAGACGGTGTCGGCTGGAGCCGAGGAGATGGGCGCGTCGATCCAGGAGATCGCGCACAGCACCTCGCAGGCGGCCGAGGTGGCCGGCCAAGCAGTCCTGGTCGCTGAGCAGACCAATGCCACCATGGCTGAGCTGGGCGAGAGCTCCCGCGAGATCAGCGACGTGGTCAAGGTCATCACGTCGATCGCCGAGCAGACCAACCTGCTGGCGCTCAACGCCACCATCGAGGCCGCTCGGGCCGGTGAGGCCGGCAAGGGGTTCGCCGTCGTCGCTGGAGAGGTAAAGGACCTGGCTCAGGAGACGGCACGCGCCACCGGTGACATCGTCTCGCGCGTCGAGAAGATCCAGTCGGTCACCGCCACGGCGGTCAGCGCCATCGGCGAGATCGCGGCCATCATCTCGCGCATCAACGACTACCAGACCACCATCGCCTCCGCAGTGGAGGAGCAGTCGGCCACCACTGCGGAAATGGGCCGCAGCGTGTCCGAAGCCGCGGCGAGCGCGACCGAGATCGCCAGCAACATCGCCTCCGTCGCCTCCGCCACGTCCTCGACCAGCGACGGCGTGGGCGAGACGCAACGGGCAGCCACTGGGCTCGCGTCGTTGTCCGGGGAGCTTCAGGCGCTGGTCGCCCGCTTCAAGTACTAA